A genomic stretch from Antarcticibacterium flavum includes:
- a CDS encoding TonB-dependent receptor: MNTKFTLVLILSFLFNFSYAQKGKIAGVINDAEVNDILPFANAYIKGTTTGTTSDFEGDYVLEVQEGTYTVVFSFVGYETLEVSDVIVKAGETTPLNVTMKSSAGALDEIIITTTTARDTEASVLTLQRNSVNLMDGLASQTFAKIGAGEVSSAVKTVPGVSVQDGKYVYVRGLGDRYTKSILNGMDIPGLDPDRNTIQLDLFPTNILDNIQVVKSSTADLPADFTGGMVNIVTKDFPSREEYSLSIGGTYNPSMHFNSNYLQYDGSSTDFLGFDDGTRDMPVRRNQPFPRPFDNDAALTRLTQRFNPTLGATTSTSPIDFSAGLTAGNQYTVGDNNKLGYFASISYKNETEFYEDFESNSYLKPRATSEFELRPARTLTGDYGTNNVLISAMAGTAFKTSQSKYQFNVLHLQNGESRAGYFYENVILADAIEAFRDNLEYSQRSITNAMLTGKHSNEDASWTTEWKLSPTLARVNDKDVRITAFEYNRNNDTYSIRPSSSESPTRIWRDLEEINLVGKLDLTKRHQLFNRDAILKFGGGYTYKQRDFSIDQYQILIQGSVSQNYNGDANEILAPGNIWTPERRTGSYINGFYEPANTFEAYNTNAAAYASQEFRISEKLKTILGVRFEKFDLFYTGQNNLGDQRLDNAHLIDKADFFPSANFILSTTENANLRFSYARTTARPSFKEASIAQIYDPLTNRTFIGNIDIRPTYINNLDLRYEIYGDQAQLIAFSGFVKSFKDPIELTIFSDFASDNLQPRNVNDALVYGAEVEIRRNLGFLDAGLSNFDLNLNVSVIDSQVEMDRSPNGEYESKQRNLRTGEEFDGKRPLQGQSPYLINTGLNYTSENAGWQTGIYYNVQGKTLEVVGIGTVPDVYTMPFHSLNFNFSKTFGEARNSTISLKVQNILNDDIESRFQSFNAEDQIFAIRNPGTPISLSYSYKF, encoded by the coding sequence ATGAATACTAAATTCACACTGGTTTTAATTTTAAGTTTTTTGTTCAATTTTTCATACGCCCAAAAAGGGAAAATAGCAGGAGTGATCAATGATGCAGAAGTAAATGACATTCTACCCTTTGCAAACGCTTATATAAAAGGCACCACCACGGGTACCACCTCAGATTTTGAAGGAGATTATGTTCTTGAAGTTCAGGAAGGAACCTACACTGTTGTATTTTCCTTTGTAGGTTATGAAACTCTTGAGGTAAGCGATGTAATAGTAAAAGCCGGGGAGACTACACCCCTTAATGTCACTATGAAATCATCTGCCGGGGCCCTGGATGAGATCATCATCACTACAACGACGGCAAGGGATACAGAAGCATCTGTTCTAACCCTGCAGCGAAACTCTGTGAATTTAATGGATGGCCTGGCATCGCAAACTTTCGCGAAAATTGGTGCAGGAGAGGTATCATCGGCCGTTAAAACAGTGCCGGGAGTCTCTGTACAGGATGGAAAATATGTGTATGTGAGGGGACTTGGAGACAGGTATACCAAATCAATACTCAATGGGATGGATATCCCGGGACTGGACCCCGACAGGAATACCATACAGCTCGACCTATTTCCAACCAATATTCTGGATAATATCCAGGTCGTGAAATCCTCTACTGCAGATCTTCCTGCCGATTTTACAGGGGGAATGGTAAATATAGTTACCAAGGATTTTCCATCAAGGGAAGAGTACAGCCTCTCTATTGGAGGAACCTATAATCCTTCCATGCATTTTAATTCTAACTACCTCCAATATGATGGCAGCAGCACAGATTTCCTTGGATTTGATGATGGCACCAGGGATATGCCTGTAAGAAGGAATCAGCCGTTTCCAAGGCCATTTGATAATGACGCAGCACTTACAAGGTTAACACAACGTTTCAATCCAACGCTTGGTGCCACAACATCAACCAGTCCAATCGACTTTAGTGCCGGTTTAACTGCAGGTAACCAATACACTGTTGGTGATAATAATAAACTTGGCTACTTCGCATCTATCTCTTATAAAAACGAAACAGAGTTCTATGAGGATTTTGAAAGCAACTCTTATCTTAAACCCCGTGCTACAAGCGAGTTTGAGCTGAGGCCGGCCAGGACCCTAACCGGTGATTACGGCACCAACAATGTTCTTATAAGCGCCATGGCAGGAACTGCATTTAAAACATCACAGTCTAAATATCAATTCAACGTTCTTCACCTGCAAAACGGGGAATCAAGAGCAGGATATTTTTATGAGAACGTGATCCTTGCAGATGCTATTGAAGCCTTTAGGGATAACCTTGAGTATTCTCAACGTTCTATTACCAATGCTATGTTGACAGGGAAGCACAGCAATGAAGATGCCTCCTGGACCACAGAGTGGAAACTTTCCCCTACCCTTGCAAGGGTCAATGATAAGGATGTTAGGATCACCGCCTTTGAATATAACAGGAACAATGACACCTACAGCATACGTCCAAGTTCTTCTGAAAGCCCTACCCGAATATGGCGGGACCTTGAGGAGATCAACCTGGTAGGTAAACTTGATCTAACCAAAAGACACCAGCTATTTAACAGGGATGCCATCCTTAAATTTGGAGGAGGTTACACCTATAAGCAAAGGGATTTTAGTATTGATCAATACCAGATCCTTATTCAGGGAAGTGTAAGCCAGAACTATAACGGTGATGCAAATGAGATCCTTGCACCCGGCAACATTTGGACGCCCGAGAGAAGAACAGGATCTTACATCAACGGTTTTTATGAGCCGGCGAACACCTTTGAAGCCTATAATACAAATGCAGCAGCTTATGCCTCCCAGGAATTCAGGATCTCAGAAAAATTAAAGACGATCCTGGGAGTAAGGTTCGAGAAATTTGACCTGTTCTATACCGGGCAAAATAACCTTGGAGATCAACGGCTGGATAATGCGCACCTCATTGACAAAGCAGACTTTTTCCCTTCTGCCAACTTCATCTTGAGCACTACAGAGAATGCCAATTTAAGATTTTCCTATGCCCGCACCACTGCAAGGCCTTCCTTTAAAGAAGCCTCTATCGCACAGATCTATGATCCTTTGACCAACAGGACCTTCATTGGAAATATTGATATTAGGCCAACGTATATTAACAACCTCGATCTAAGGTATGAGATCTATGGTGACCAGGCGCAGTTAATCGCCTTCAGCGGATTTGTAAAGTCTTTCAAAGATCCTATTGAACTTACCATCTTTAGTGATTTTGCTTCAGATAACCTGCAGCCACGTAATGTGAATGATGCACTTGTTTATGGAGCTGAAGTTGAGATACGCCGCAATCTTGGCTTTCTTGATGCCGGTCTTTCTAATTTTGACCTGAACTTAAATGTATCTGTAATAGACTCCCAGGTTGAAATGGACCGGAGCCCTAATGGGGAGTATGAATCAAAACAACGAAACTTACGAACAGGTGAGGAATTTGACGGCAAAAGGCCGCTGCAGGGGCAATCGCCTTACCTTATCAATACAGGCCTGAATTATACAAGTGAGAATGCTGGCTGGCAAACCGGGATCTACTATAATGTTCAGGGTAAAACACTTGAAGTTGTAGGTATTGGTACGGTTCCAGATGTTTACACAATGCCTTTCCATAGTTTGAATTTCAACTTCAGTAAAACCTTTGGGGAGGCCAG